From a region of the Streptomyces sp. B21-083 genome:
- a CDS encoding SCO4226 family nickel-binding protein, with the protein MPQFMDVHHGMEGITADQLTQAHQADLDIEKDEGVHFEKAWADPESGTVYCLSEAPSAEAVQRVHERAGHKADEVHPVPLAV; encoded by the coding sequence ATGCCCCAGTTCATGGACGTCCACCACGGCATGGAAGGCATCACCGCCGACCAGCTGACCCAGGCCCACCAGGCCGACCTGGACATCGAGAAGGACGAGGGAGTCCACTTCGAGAAGGCCTGGGCGGACCCCGAGTCCGGCACGGTCTACTGCCTCTCGGAGGCTCCCTCGGCGGAGGCGGTCCAGCGCGTGCACGAGCGCGCGGGCCACAAGGCCGACGAGGTCCATCCGGTTCCACTGGCGGTGTAG